The sequence ATAGAAACAAAATCTTATATGATCATTATTTTAGCTGGGAGGACAAATGTTTGATGATGATTAAGCCTTGGCACTCTAATTTCAACCCTTCTTCTGAAATGTTTAATAAGATCATGATTTGGGTTTGGCTTcctaatctcccccttcatttattggttgatcctcttttagaggaagtgggtgatGCCCTTGGATATTTTTTGATGGTGGATGGTGAATCCTCTGATATTTTTACTCCACCTTTGCCTGCATTTTGGTTgaaatggatgtttcaaaagggtTGTCTGCTGAGATTTTACTCAAATATTCAAAGGGTTCTTGGGTTCAATCTTTGgtctatgaagggattcccttttgatgtagaagatgttttaaaatagGTCATGCGGTTGTACAATGTGGATTTGAGAAAATGACAATGACGGCTACATGGTGGAAAGTtgcttctcaacaacattatacaGTTCAAAAGAAATCCGAGCAACATAGGAGTTTTTTTGAGGTGGTTGCAATGGAATCATAGGGTCTTGGAGCATCCTCTCTAGATGTCATAAATGGTGGGGTTGCTGAAGTTGTGCAAGATTATCACGTTGAAACccctaaagagagagagaatggaCCTCAAGATGCAATTTCTGGTGATAGCATTTCGGCTATCAAATTTGGTGGCTTTTATGATGAGGCCATGCCTGTAGGGAGGAATACTGATGATATCTCTGAGACAGTGGCTAGAGGCATTCATTCTCAGGATAATGGTGCATTGGCTTGGGATGATAAGGAAATGCAAGTGGAAGAGGACTAGATTTCTATTAAGGGAAAGAAAGCTAAGTTCTCTAAGACTTCCTTTGACATGACTCTCCGCTCCCACGAGAgtagctctaaatgtaaatcttgatggttcttggtTGGGGGCTAGTTTTAGGCTggttgttggttgttctttttgcagctttgttttaggttgtgggagcctattttTAAAACCCATGTATTTGGCTATGGGTGCCATTTTTACCAATGGTTGTCTGGtgctttcatgttccttttgtTAGGACAACTTTTTGGTTGAGGGTTCTAGATCCATTCAAAATctgattgtaaagggtttcgggtcccttcaaaacctgtttttgccttaatcaaaaactataaaTACTATAAGTATTATACACATTGAAAAATGTACAAACCTTACAAGTATCTTAAATATCTCAAATATTTATTATCAATGATGGTAATATGACTCATGAAAAGCCACAACACcatataaatattttaatcaatgACAAGTACTAATTATTCAATACTAACCCACTTTTACATTTGTAGATATAAATTTACAAATTTAATATAGCATTCCTCATTTGATTATATGCATTATAAGTATTATACTCATTCAATGTGTACAAATATCATATAAACTAAATCAGGAGTTGTGGTGCAATCGACCCACACCTATTGGGATTTTTGATCAAAACAATCTTTTCATTGAAATTCTAAAACTGTTGGCCACTTTTAGCACAAACCGTATAATTATTATCACTAACCAACACAAATTTTCAAGGTGCCATCAACACTTCCACTATACACAACAAATCCACTATACAGGAAATGATAATTGTGGCAATAAAAATAACCCCCATAACatgagaaagaagaggaagaagaagaagaagagaaggatgaGGAAAAGATGGATGACAAGCCTACAGACATCAATGGAAAGGTAGCAATCTACAATTATTGATCCCATATGTCACATATTTGGTAGTATTTCTATTAATATGTGAGATAACTattaacataatataatattatctTGTACTAATACTAATATAGATAATCAGAATAACTATCAGATCAATTGAACTCTACATAACTACAAGCCCCTCTCCTCCCCTCTCCTCTATTGTAAGTAGCAATTTCCAGCTAACTAAAAgtgttttaaataatatttttacttCTTTATTATTGATAAAGTGAAGCATGTATATTTTATATGAGAAATGATCAAGATATGTTTTATTTTAAAAGCTATTGTATCAAAAAAAGTTGAGTTCTTATTACAATCTACTAATAGATCAAGAAAATATTAGTAATTTCTTCACCAAAcaaaaaatgacaagtatcttaatCTATGACAAGTACTAAAGATATAATACTAACCCATTTTTTACAATTTTGTAGATTTATGTAATTTAATATGACATTCTCCATTTGATTATATATACTATAATTACTATACACATTGAAATGTGTACAAACATTACAAGTATCTTCAATATCTCAAATATTTATTGTCATGTCACTAATATGATTCATGATAAATCACAATAtcttataaatattttaatcaatgACAAGTTTTAAGCATTTTATAATAACCCACTTTTTACTttctaaatatatataaaatttaatatgaaACTCCCCATTGTTTACATATACTTTTAAGTATTATACACATTGAAATATATACCATCATTAAAAATATCTTGAATATCTTACATGTTTATTGTCAATGTCAGTAATATGGCTCAATAACCACAACCCCATATAAGAAATTTAATCAATAGCAAATACTAAAGATTTAATACTCACTCACTTTTTACTTTTGTAGatctatataaattttaatatgagATTCTCCATTGGTATATATATTGTAAGTATTATAAGCATTATACACATTGAAATGTGTACAAACATTACATAAACTGCAACAGGGATTGTGGTGCAATCAACTGACACCTATAGGGATGTTTGAACAGACAATCTTTTCATTGAAATTTTAAAATGGCCGGCCACTCTGAGCAGTAGCACAGACCTTACAATCATTATCACGAACCCGCCACATTTTAAGGGTGCCATCCACGCTTCCACTGTACACAACAAATCCACCACACAGTAAATGATAATTGGGGCAATGAAAACAAGTCCCAAaagctaaggaggaagataaggaaaaagaagaagaagaggacgaGGAAAAGGTGGATGACAAGTCCAGAGAAACCGACGGCAAGGCAGCAGTTATGCACTTCACAGGACCGCTGTGACCCTCCAAAACTGCCACACAACTATGTGCAATTCCCTCTCCTCTCCTCCAGACCCGAATGGTGGCGTCCGCAGATCCACTGCACACAATTTTTTGTAGGGTTGTGAGGCAAAGAACGGAGCGTTTGTGTGCAAAGAAAGACCCCTTGTTAAATTTTTGGAGACTTGTATCGACAGTCCAGTAGTTGATCCGGCCCGCCGATGTTCCACTGTATAAGATGGACTCGTCCGTGCTCAACTCCAAGCAATTCACAGCGTCTTCTGTAGACTGAAACAGAGTGGCCACAAGACGACCATCATCACGATGATCACTATTATGACGATGACCATCACGGTGATCACTCTGCCACCCACTCCACACCCGGACTGTTCCATCagcagaagcggtgaagaacattCCTCCTTTCCCTGCACAAGCAATGTCATTCACGGCGTCCTCGTGAGCGCGGATGGACTCCACACATTTGAAATCAGACAACCTCCACACTTTAACCGTCTTATCCCACGACCCAGAATACAAGAGGTTATCTTCCAAGCATAATGCTAGGCAGCTAACAGCGTCGGCATGTTTGATCCAGAGTCTTTTGTGATGGCGTCGAGTCTGCACAAAGCTGCCAGGCTTAATGTACCTTACAATACGGTCCTGCACAGTGGGGAGATGTGTCACTAGTTTTAAACTCCTGTCCGAATGATGACTCCACACTTTCAGCTTGGTGTCTTGCAGTCCGCCAAAGACTCTATTTTCTTCAATAGCAAGAGCCTTTACGGGGGCATTACAGTCGAGTTGAGAAAACTCGAGAAACCCATCTAAGTTTTTCTCGTATATGAGAATGCTGCCACTCTGAGAACCCACGTAGATCAAGCTTCCCTTTACTGCAAGTGAAGTTACACAACCCTTTTGGGTTGCTGCAGAGGCCATGCACACACATGTGCATTGATTTGGGGATTGCTGTTTTTTCATTCTAGAAGCGCTCTAATTCTCTCTTGCCCTTCTCACACATAAGAGCTTTGGATTGATATTGTGTGAGAAAGTTGAGAGAGAGCCGCGCCATAGATATAGGGTAGATACCCTTTTCACTTCCCACTATGATGATTTGCAGTTGAAGATGGGTTACGTGTGTGAAATCTAGAGCAGTGGCAAAAAAGAAATTTGATCTAAGAGCAGAGAAGTAAAGTAGGAGATTAATGGGTATACGTGTGTGAAATCTAGAGCAGTGGAAAAAAAGAAATTTGATCTAAGAGCAGAGAAGTAAAGTAGGAGATTAATGGGTATATAATATAAGAAGGCGGTATATTAAATTTGTGATGGCGATGGTCTTGAGAAGGCGGAATTCTTGTGGAAACGAGTACGGTTTTATCATCAGAACTACTTATAGCTCGGTGTCGCCAATGGCATGATGATTTTTTatgaatgaaagaaagagaagaggatCTTTCCTGCTTTCTTTTTCATGGGCGCTTCACAAATGAACATGCGGTGATGAGGAATTGGCTGCAGCAGGGAGGGACATAACAGAAGGACAGGTGGCTGCTAGTTATTGCGTGTTAGTATCGAGGATGCGGACCCAGATATAAAGCATCTGTCGTTTATCTTATGTTGCAACTGCCTCCTACGCCAATCGTTTTTTTCTTTGTTATTTCTTGCCTCTGCTATCAGATGTTGTAATTACATCTATTCGGTCCTGCACAGCTCTCTCTTTCGTCTTTTTCCGTACAGTCACCGAAATTTGCATGTTTGGATGAATAAGATATCTGCGCTTCAAATATGGTGCAAGTCTTACCACATGCAAGGATTCCAAATTGATCACGCAactacactaattttcaaattATAGAATTATGAAAATGATATCTGCATTTCAGATGTAGGGCAAACTTTATTACATGTGAGGATTCTAATCCAATTGTTTTCAAATTAGAGAATTAAGTAAACATTTCTAAGTTATGAGGTTGAAAGAGTGGTATATATATTTAAGTTGGTTTAATGGTGGAGAGGTTATTTCCTTCAAAGAAAGGTCACAGTTCTAATTGTGTAGGGGTAGGGTATAAAGTAGTGtcatataatataaatcatttATAGACTCAAGAAAAGCAATATAAACCATTTATAGACTCAAGAAAAGCTTGCTTGGTATTATGGATTATAAAAAGATTTTAATTCCATTGTGGATTTGGATACTAAGACATGTTGCTTTCAATGGTTTGCAACTTTTTCACGTGGACCATCTTTGTAATGttcttttttaatttaattttgttttgaaAGCCTTTGGATTACTTTTTCAAATTTCGGTGGAATTTCAAGCTTTCACAATGTCATGTCTTTTTTCATTccctcctttctcattttcttaatCCTTTTTCCTTTTGCATCTTTCCAAGTTTTTCCTTACCTTCGTGTTGTTTCTTCTATCTCCCTAATTCTTTGGTTCTCCATGCTTTATACATTTAATTTTTCTCTTATTAGTGTGCCATGTCAGGTTAACTACAATGATATGCCCTTAATCCTATCGTGTGAATGGGATTATGATTAGTTGACTTGTGGCTACCTTAACTTTGAATTGCATTATATGATCATCAATATAGTCTTATATAGGTAGTAAAGTCAACATGGCTAGCAtccaaagcataaaaatgttataTATAAGAACAAATGGTTTCTTTATGATCATTATATTGTGAATTGTGTTCGTATCAAATGTTTTTGGAGATTTCATGGCTAAATATTGTCAAGTATTGCCAACATAAGCAAAATGTTTGCAACAATGGAACCTGCCAAAAAAAGAGACCCAACAAGCAACAAAAGAACATGATAGAATAGCACAAAAAGATAAAATAGAATCACAAGTATAAATATTTTGAGATTTCAACTACCCCTATCTCCTACTGGTAGAATTATCATGCAATTTGACAAATCTCAAAAATCCTTTCTTCATGCTGTCAATAGATTTGTTCTTTCCAATATTAGTTTTGGTACTAGGTCATGCATGTCCAATTTCATCTCATTGAGAAACTCTATTAATCTCCCAAAACAAATTAGTTTCATGGAGATCCTTAAATTTATCATTAACAAATTTGAAACTAGCCATGTTAttttcaattaaatatttattgatcAATACAACATGCTCAAGACTATCTTTTTTTACTATTGTAAAACACAATATGTCACTAAGAGGAggtgggggaggggtgaattagtgatttcaaACAATTTCCAACTATGTGTGTGCAACCAATAAAGTGATGAAAACAATAGTAAACAAACACACACAAAGAATGCATCTCACAACattagatatatgaggaaaacccaatgtgggaaaaaccttagtgagaaatgttgttggagtctactgctacAATCTACCCTCACCATAAAACACagtattacaaagatttagggaaccaacccaaggagcaccaacccctactaatttagggcaccaacccaaggagcactaacccctaattttatgggcaccaacccaaaggagcaccaacacctacactgagcaccaacttagtgatatacaatgaaatacaaacttattacaatgaaaGTACCTTGTtataaatgagttttgtaacacctattcaacTTCTATCTATCAGTTACAACTCTTCTCTATTTCACCAGTTCTCTCACTATCGGTTATCAATTTTCTCTCTCTGATCCCTTACTGATCAATCTCTACCTTTGTCGACTTCTTTTGATACTCACCCTGCACTCTATCACTCTTGAATGCCTTCCTATCAGTTCACCTGAGCTATGTTATCTACCAGTTAAACCTCTGATAAACCTCCTTACCAGTTACAGCTTTTCTACCAGTTCTCCTTTAGATACTTTGTTGCAATACTCTTCTCAGTCTGATCTGCACTATGTTCGCTCAAGTACACTCTCTTCTCACAAGTGGCAtcatattttgatctttgatcGACATATTTATTTATCTGCTTTCCCGCCTAAACATAGATTCAAACATTGGTGCACTTAGGGTTTTCTCCACCGACCCAATCTGTATCAGGTTATATCAAATCACATGTCCAAGATTGATAGCTTGCAACAATGACACAACACACACCAAATCCTTCCTTCAAATGCACGTTTTCTATATTTGACAAACACGGCTCAACTTTTTGTCCATCATAATAAATGAAAATATTAGTTTCCTTCTGCAGATCAACTGGTTGATCAAATATCATGCATCGAACATGAAGACAAAGGATCAAATCTCTTCCCCTCAGTTTGCATCAAGCCGCATTCCTATGTACTCCTCCTATGATTTCAGCAGATGACATTTAATGTCGACCCAATCACCAATTACCTCATTAACAGACCGTTTATCCTCCACTGCATGTATGCCACCTGTGTCCTACATGTCATCATCGTTGGCATCCACCTCTTCTCACTATGTCGATTAAAGATTACTCACGAACCACAAACATCCTACATGTATTTACCTTATACTACTGGTCAACCCTTGTATCATCTCTTCACTGTTATGTCAGTTGCTTCAGGCTAACTTGGAATGCTCACTGGTTATTTGTTCACACTCTATGTGATCCGACAATCATTCACTTTGTTACTTTGTCTTTTGCTTGTTTATACAAACTCACCAGTGGACCTGTTTACCAATGGGCATTGCACCTTCCTACATACCAATTGACCATACCTACATGTTGAttatgctataccggttgacataacTAGTCTTACCTTTAGTTATCTCTTTTCTTTCTTATGTTTTATTATCGGTGAACATCCATAGTGATAacctctccttcttgcatcctacaTACACCTTGCATACCAGTAACCATTGATACTAGTGACATGCTATacttatcggttgacatcaatgacaacacaatgacaacaatctccccctttggcattgaagtcaATACACAATGATCACTGTCATACTagttccttctccccctttgataaccaTGACAAAGGGCACAAATAGTGTCCTATCTACTAGCATATCGGTTCCTTCTCCACCATCCAATATCCACTTACTTTCTACCATTTTCTAGTAGAGAAGATCACAAGACACTACATGTACTCAACCAgtttaatctccccctttgtcaaatcTCCCCCTTGTCCAGCATATGGTTAAAAAATCAAAAGATATGGtcttggcatatgtgcagagcttgataacatgatgatattgtatgttgtcattgatgtcaatatactaaagtatgaattgatgtaagcaaactggcaagagaaccggtatgatgttgtgaactggtatatgtgaaaaagtgaagtgataTCTTGGAATGAGAACTAGTATATGGGAAGTtatgtatcagggtttcatttggcatgactactagttggtagtctcagcttcagggtttctagttgatgcattccaagcctgtgtgattcaattgaagacatcttgtgatgagttagcattgtaatggagattagatcatgttgccacgtcagccttgtgcacatgaaggatttccttgaggatcttgcatgaagaagtttgatcctatctaccttggcaatgtgcgaagtccctataaatggtggagagtgcatgatgggttatcagcttcttgaagtggcaaagaatgaacgttggagaatgtcttgagatctgttcaagattattatattcaatgtagtgtgattaacggtcaggattgaatcgaccgaattgttaaacctaaatgtttagggtttagggtttatgctaccgacctatctgtttcctataaggtcgatgatgtttttcattttgaatttgttggtaaatgttatgtgtgtgtctaagtgaagagatacttgattcttgccagaccagagaagtgtgtggatacctgcagagtgtgattgcagaggcaaaggagctaaagaggatctgtcttggcattgtgtgttgttatcagatcagtgtattacctgttgacttctaaccatttcaacagttggaaaatcccttaatcgggtagctttaataggcttttgtgtaaatcctttaacagggtgactcaattcaatgagttcttcaaatcctcttgcgagataACCTTTAACATgtttctaacctttaaccgggtgatccctagcagaacctattgtaaaagtctttaactggactacgctcctaatagagcggacttcagaagagttcaaagaacaacttgtgggtattcatgcccaccgtggtttttcccagttgggtttccacgtgaaaaatcaatgtgtcatgtgtgatgcttttcatgtgatgctttaatattttttgtcaagtggtaaagcatattgaaccagcagtcattatatttctgatgatatattacttgtttatgcatatgggtgaagtggaaatgagatattagattgtgtggagctctaagtgttaccggtttatatctttcacattctcactatgttttatcggtagtgccttgatttagaccggtgatactgtttaccagttaagtgcagtctttgtagtcaaactggttcagggaaagttttttttgtctttactaattcaccaccccccctctcaataccggtttggtactaactattcattattattcatcaattggtatcagagcatcctccaggtcctctgtgttgtaagcttaaccgcttgaagaaaagatcctactctaatgatgaagagggaaggtccaaagttcaacaaagataactttaagatatggaaggacaaaatgaagatctagattagaagcatgggtgctcaacactggagctatgttgagaatgcttatgttatccctatcggtactctcatcgatgatcaaagaagagagattcaggagattgggcaagtcatggaagccctaatcagtggtctatctgacattgagtctattaatgttcaggataaagacaatcccaaagaagtatgggatgctttggagaatatctatggtagtgatgagcatgtgaaagaagctaaggaagagagccttaggggaaagtttgaagacatgtggatggttgaaggagagaccattcaacaatatgaaataagaatcaaaactgttgttggaggcatcaagagtgcaggaggtaaaatagatgattctatagttgttagcaaagtcttgagatccttgttaccagtctatgcaataagggttgttgttattcagTAGTTGAgctctatagacaagacaaaggtatccctagactccatcattgctaagttgactgcatatgagctaaaaaATTATGATGGCAAT is a genomic window of Cryptomeria japonica chromosome 7, Sugi_1.0, whole genome shotgun sequence containing:
- the LOC131048682 gene encoding protein JINGUBANG-like, which encodes MKKQQSPNQCTCVCMASAATQKGCVTSLAVKGSLIYVGSQSGSILIYEKNLDGFLEFSQLDCNAPVKALAIEENRVFGGLQDTKLKVWSHHSDRSLKLVTHLPTVQDRIVRYIKPGSFVQTRRHHKRLWIKHADAVSCLALCLEDNLLYSGSWDKTVKVWRLSDFKCVESIRAHEDAVNDIACAGKGGMFFTASADGTVRVWSGWQSDHRDGHRHNSDHRDDGRLVATLFQSTEDAVNCLELSTDESILYSGTSAGRINYWTVDTSLQKFNKGSFFAHKRSVLCLTTLQKIVCSGSADATIRVWRRGEGIAHSCVAVLEGHSGPVKCITAALPSVSLDLSSTFSSSSSSSFSLSSSLAFGTCFHCPNYHLLCGGFVVYSGSVDGTLKMWRVRDNDCKVCATAQSGRPF